GCGTTGCATTGACACataacgatgatgatgatgatatgtttTATCGTATATTTAGCAATTCCTTTTCGTCTTTGTTTTTGTCAGTGAATGTCTGATTCTGTTTGTGGTCCTGGTGTGGACCACCGTTCAGGTCTCTTTTGGTGTCTACGACAACTTTTAGTAGAGACAGTTATGGCTATAGGAGTTAGGACATGATAGTCCGAAAACTATTCTCCGTGAACGTTGTTCGGCAAATTAATACCTTCTGGATTGTACTCAGCCATCTTGAAGAAAAACTCACGTTTGTAATTTCATCTTGGGTTCCTTTCGTATATGCAATGAAACAGTCGTTCATTCTTTGACAGTCGCACACTAAAACACTGCACATGCCCTCGCTTCGCAGGTTGAAATTTCACATTAGAGAGAGGGGATGTTCCCTGAGATGTTTGCGCACTACGGGTCCATGATCGGCGGGCTGATGGTCCTCCGGGCAATGGTCCAGCAGTACTTGCCCGCCCAACTGCGCAACCTTGTGGACCGATATGTCCACAAGTGGATGAGCCTGTTCGACCCCCACATCCAGATCTCGTTCCTCGAGTTCACGGGCCAAAGGATGCGGAGCAGCGAGGCATACACGGCCATTGAGAACTACCTCACGAAAAATGTCACGTCTGTGGCTAAGAGGCTCAAAGCGGATTCTGTCAAAGATAGCCGATCTCTCGTCCTGAGCATGGATGACTATGAGGAGGTCACCGATGAATACAAGGGCGCAAAGGTTCGGTGGTTCTTGAACAGAGTCTCCTCCAAGAGTTCCTCAGTTTCAATGTATGGGGCGACAGAGCCACCGAGATACTACACACTTACGTTCCATCGAAAAAATAGGGAGTTAATCATGCAATCTTACATCAGGCATGTATTGACTGAAGGGAAGGCGATTGCATCTAAAAATCGACAGCGGAAGCTATACACAAATGATCCACTCTACTCCAGGTGGAACCATGTTGTTTTTGAGCACCCAGCAACCTTTGAAACGTTGGCAATGGATCTAgacaagaagagagaaataatgAACGACCTTATGAAATTCACCCAGAGAAAAGAATATTATGCTAAAATCGGCAAGGCTTGGAAGCGTGGTTATTTGCTCTATGGTCCCCCAGGAACTGGAAAGTCCACCATGATATCTGCCATGGCTAATTTCTTGAACTATGATGTGTACGATTTGGAGCTCACCGCAGTAAAAAATAACACGGAGCTGAGGAGGCTTCTGATTGAGACTTCAAGCAAGTCGATCATGGTGATCGAGGATATTGATTGCTCTCTTGATCTCACCGGCCAGAGGAAGGAGGGGGGCGATGACAACGGTGGCAAGGATAAGAGCCTAGTGAAGAAGCTGACcctaaaagagaagaagaaaagcagtGAGGTCACTTTATCTGGTCTTCTTAACTTCATCGACGGAATTTGGTCCGCCTGTGGGGGTGAAAGGATAATTGTATTCACCACCAATCATTTGGACAAGCTCGATCCTGCTCTTATAAGGAGAGGACGGATGGACAAACACATAGAGATGTCATATTGCAGCTATGAAGCATTCAAGGTTCTTGCAAGAAATTATCTGAACATCGACGATCATCCTCTGTATGAAACAATTGGCCTGTTGTTTGACAAGACCAATATGACTCCTGCGGATGTTGCGGAGAACTTGATGCCCAAGTCCGACGATGAGGATGTGGAAGTTTGCTTGAGGAACTTGATACAAGCACTCGAAGCAGTGAAGGAAAAAGCGAAGAAGAAGGCCGAGGAAGAAGCACAGGCCAAAGCTATGAGGGAAAGGCAAGAGAAGAGCCCAAAATGGTGGAGGATGAGTGAAAAATGGGCGGGTTCTCTgctgaagaagagaagatgaagGGTGTCATGTTGGTCGTGCGGATGCTGAAGAACAGAAAGAGAGTGGCCAAGCAAAGTGGACGGGATCGAGCTGAAATTAGCTAACAAACTGGAATGGTAGATACGTTCTTTTAGTCTTCTAGTTCTAATTATAAGATTAGGAAAATCTGAACGTCAAGGATAGGCTCAAATGGGAAGGACAGTTTAGCGGTCCAAATGAACTTTTTCATCTTGTTACTTTGCAATTTGGGTTATGCCTTTGAACTCTTGCAAATAGTTCAATTTCTGGGTTAGCTTCTTTCTTCGGTTGAAAATTAGGCTCACTATATTAATCTCAGTCCTTGACTTTCCATTGCTTAAGTAATGCTCGGACCAGATTTTGGTTCATGATCCATTGGTTTCTTTTGTTATGAACAAATGGGTGACAGATTATTAAGCAGTCCACACCGACTTTGGGGACATAGCAAAGTTTAGGAATTAATCGAGAATCAAGATGGTCAAATGGATAATGGCGCACATCGGGAAGGGTGTGGATCGTGCAAGTAATAGTATTTTTAAAGTGCAGGGCTAATTATCCTCATTTGTCTAGTGGGAAAGAAGGCAAAGCGGTCCAAGCATGTGAAAGCATGCACACCGACTAGATTATGTATGGTCTTTGTCGTATGAGGAAGAGGCGTTGTGAGATTGCTCGTCTTCTTGGCTTTGTCAGCTGCATGACATCAACCTTTCTGGCGTCATACACTCTTGCGCATCAAGATATGTTTATCATTCTGCAATTATATATGAATTGTCTGCACTATACCCAATGAGAAGCTAAGACACGGCCCTTGAATTCTGCAATAAAAAGACCTAGTGGGATTGTTTGTCCTGTTGCAGAAACAAGGTAAATaattgattttggagaatcTACGACAATGCGTGTCGAGTCACCGAAGGGGGTTCATCTTTATCAAAGCTGACTCTATTCGGGGTTGGTGGACCATTCTGCTTTTGATGACCCTCTCAGTTCGTTTTGTCTTGGGAGGTTTTTatctgtcattttttttttttggagtgtCGGCTcgtttaaattaaattaagaaattaataagtTGCTCCATTTATGCACATGTATAtgctttttctattatttcagACGCCAATTTTGTGGATTGCTCAACTCATTTCTAGCATACCAAGGGCATGCGTGGATTAAGCTAATCCCAAAACCGGGATCATAAACTTTCCCAGAAGAATCCCAAACCTTAAGCCTCAAAAATGTCATCTGTAGAGAGCGAGTGTTAGATTGGTTTCGACATTGATTTTGGAAAAACCGCACGGGTTTTGGAGATTTGGGTTTTACTTGACAGTTGTGTGAACGCCGCTAGCTAGGAGGACACTTTAAACAATATAGCAAACCTATCATGTCGATTTCAAAATTGTTAGGACGCTTTCACTGATTTGACAGAACTTCTCTGATTTGAATAAGGCAGTTTTGCTATTATAAAATTCTGATCGAGCTGGAGTCTTTCTGAATCTCTACTTTCTTCAGTAGCGTCTCTCTTTCTCGATTCCAAGTTACCAAAAACGATTCTACCATAGAGATCGAGTTCCGAGATCGAGCACCGAAATGACGGGAGTAGTTTCGCGTCCAAATCACAGCGGTCATTTTCCGTAAAACAGGGGCTCGACTCCGACCCCAAGGTCAACATGACAGCGCCTCCTCCTCGAGAACCGTCTACTTTTGAGTCAGCATTAGCGAGAATTTCAACAGCAATGCTCTCCCGGAAGCACCATAGGAAGCATCCTCCCCCGACGTAGATGCTGAGACATCACTAACGACAAAGAG
Above is a window of Eucalyptus grandis isolate ANBG69807.140 chromosome 9, ASM1654582v1, whole genome shotgun sequence DNA encoding:
- the LOC104419335 gene encoding AAA-ATPase At3g28580 — translated: MFPEMFAHYGSMIGGLMVLRAMVQQYLPAQLRNLVDRYVHKWMSLFDPHIQISFLEFTGQRMRSSEAYTAIENYLTKNVTSVAKRLKADSVKDSRSLVLSMDDYEEVTDEYKGAKVRWFLNRVSSKSSSVSMYGATEPPRYYTLTFHRKNRELIMQSYIRHVLTEGKAIASKNRQRKLYTNDPLYSRWNHVVFEHPATFETLAMDLDKKREIMNDLMKFTQRKEYYAKIGKAWKRGYLLYGPPGTGKSTMISAMANFLNYDVYDLELTAVKNNTELRRLLIETSSKSIMVIEDIDCSLDLTGQRKEGGDDNGGKDKSLVKKLTLKEKKKSSEVTLSGLLNFIDGIWSACGGERIIVFTTNHLDKLDPALIRRGRMDKHIEMSYCSYEAFKVLARNYLNIDDHPLYETIGLLFDKTNMTPADVAENLMPKSDDEDVEVCLRNLIQALEAVKEKAKKKAEEEAQAKAMRERQEKSPKWWRMSEKWAGSLLKKRR